In Mercenaria mercenaria strain notata chromosome 14, MADL_Memer_1, whole genome shotgun sequence, the following are encoded in one genomic region:
- the LOC123526156 gene encoding bile salt-activated lipase-like: MCCVVIIKCFSLESNDAFGLMKIMLRLLPVFLLLTYIYCVRGNDVTISASAGEIRGLSVFLSFAGKPYRAMVFFGVPYALPTDGFKRFSKPVRIPRFSETFDATKPRSACPQNIKWVPDLESLPVSEDCLNLDIFVPHYNHVTKPKAVMIFIHGGAFQYGYKDVYKSEVFAAVNDVIYVTINYRLSAYGFLASKKFGLKGNYGLWDQHMAIQWVHENIAAFGGDPGRVTLFGESAGAVAVMYQALYEGNKGMVHRVIAQSGSVGSYWTYSENPDVAFEDLITRSDCKMSTLTEILECLRALNISDLQDIFSYETLFLPVTDGEFVRYNPFSLFKKNTKESAEALRIFTDIDVIIGMNSDEGLADLEILAKILGKGIEELSDGMTSEEFRNYTYRHLNYVNFTNDVNMVKSLIHQYTDWTRLNDSNSRRSSFLDLLKDISYTPSVIQASNAHAMSGGKGSIYMYQFEHRSSFSISPLWIKGANHMEEIPLVLAFPTDFIISLGIKSVEEILVSDDQILLSTNMMKFWTQFAKTGNPNDIRDKHPGVWPEYTYDTQSYIIFNTDGKPYPTGSHFRIEFVNYWTNVFRGLQEALTNAKVVCDVNSAASLGSHWAFYCLFCVFFMIYCDKKC, encoded by the exons ATGTGTTGCGTTGtaataattaaatgtttttctttggaATCTAATGACGCATTTG gtttaatgaaaataatgctGCGATTGCTACCTGTGTTCCTTTTATTAACGTATATATATTGTGTCCGGGGTAATGATGTTACCATATCTGCATCAGCGGGAGAAATCAGAGGATTATCTGTGTTCTTATCATTTGCTGGCAAGCCGTACAGAGCAATGGTCTTCTTTGGGGTTCCTTATGCCCTCCCAACAGATGGCTTTAAGAGATTCTCGAAGCCAGTCAGAATTCCTCGGTTCAGTGAAACTTTTGACGCAACAAAACCAAGGTCAGCATGTCCACAGAACATTAAATGGGTGCCAGATCTCGAGTCATTACCAGTCAGTGAGGATTGTTtgaatttagatatttttgtaCCACACTATAACCATGTGACAAAACCTAAAGCTGTAATGATATTTATTCACGGTGGAGCATTTCAGTACGGATATAAAGACGTTTATAAATCCGAAGTCTTTGCCGCAGTCAACGACGTCATTTACGTAACTATTAACTACAGACTCTCAGCGTATGGCTTTCTAGCGAGTAAAAAGTTCGGGCTGAAAGGGAACTATGGGTTATGGGACCAACATATGGCAATTCAATGGGTGCACGAAAATATAGCAGCTTTTGGTGGTGACCCCGGAAGGGTAACATTATTCGGAGAGTCCGCTGGTGCAGTTGCTGTGATGTATCAAGCTCTGTATGAAGGAAATAAGGGTATGGTACATCGTGTGATAGCACAAAGTGGCTCTGTTGGGTCTTACTGGACTTACAGTGAAAATCCAGATGTCGCTTTTGAGGATCTTATTACTAGAAGTGATTGCAAAATGAGTACattaactgaaatacttgaaTGCCTTCGAGCTCTGAATATATCAGATCTACAAGACATATTTTCATACGAAACCTTGTTTTTACCTGTTACCGATGGTGAATTTGTAAGATATAACCCATTCAGTCTGTTCAAGAAAAACACCAAAGAATCTGCAGAGGCTTTGCGTATTTTTACTGATATTGACGTTATCATCGGTATGAACAGTGACGAGGGACTAGCTGATCTAgaaattttagcaaaaatattggGAAAGGGCATTGAAGAGCTTTCAGATGGTATGACATCGGAAGAGTTCAGAAATTACACATACAGACATCTAAACTATGTTAACTTCACTAATGATGTAAATATGGTGAAGTCCCTTATACATCAGTACACGGATTGGACCAGACTAAATGATTCTAATTCTCGGCGATCTTCCTTCCTTGACCTCCTGAAAGATATAAGCTACACTCCTTCAGTAATTCAAGCCTCAAATGCTCACGCTATGTCTGGTGGCAAAGGGAGTATCTACATGTACCAGTTCGAACACAGGTCTAGCTTCTCCATATCTCCGTTATGGATCAAAGGGGCCAATCATATGGAAGAAATACCGTTAGTTCTTGCGTTCCCTACAGATTTCATAATTTCATTGGGTATAAAGTCAGTAGAAGAGATACTTGTATCTGATGATCAAATATTACTGTCAACAAACATGATGAAATTTTGGACACAGTTTGCAAAGACAGG AAATCCGAATGACATCAGAGATAAACATCCTGGCGTGTGGCCTGAATATACCTATGATACACAGTCCTACATTATATTCAACACGGACGGTAAACCATACCCTACAGGGTCTCACTTCCGGATTGAATTTGTGAACTATTGGACAAACGTATTTCGAGGACTTCAAGAAGCATTGACTAATGCAAAAGTTGTATGCGACGTGAATTCAGCAGCTTCATTAGGTTCTCATTGggcattttattgtttattttgtgtatttttcatgaTCTATTGCGACAAAAAATGCTGA